The genomic region GAGTAATTGAACTGAATCAATTTTGAAAGCTAAGTTTAAATTTGCATTTTGAATTTGTTGACATAACCATTCTATTTCTTCAGCATTATCAAATTCTAAATTCATATGAGATAGCCTGTTAAAGTACAAGTAATAATGTTCATTATGATTTGATGTCTGGACATGATTTTTAGCTTTAATCGCTGATACAATTGTATTGAATTGAGAGACTTCTAAAAATAAAAACTTTCGATGAATATATGTTGTTGGATTTAAAGTGTCTAAATGAATATGCGTATTAGATTGATAGGTATTCGTCGATGTGTGATTCAACAGATATGGCTCAAAATAATGAGTATCAAAATTTGATATTTGAATAGCTGGAATAGCCGTGTGTAAAGATTTACGGTATTCAACAGGGCTAGTACCGATTAGACTTTTAAATTGCTTTGAATAATTACTGTAATTTGTGAACCCATACGCTAAAGAGATATTTTGTATCGTATCATTCGATAATAAAAGATGTTTTAAAGATAAATTAATCTGTAAAGATGCGATATAGGTTTTAAAATTCAAACCAATGTATCGGTTAAATAGTATTGAAATGTAAGATTGAGATACAAAAAAATGATCAGCTAGATCTTTAAGTGTGATGTGCTCTTCTCGATGTTGATAAATATAATGTACAACATTAGAAAAGAGTGCATTTTGTGACCATAACTCTGGTATATAGACGCGGTCAGTATCTACGTATGTCTCTTTAAAAATAATTGAAATGACGTCATCTAATAAAATATTTTGCTGCTCATAGTTGTCTTCTTTAATAATAGACTTCATCAAATCTTTAATTCTATTATGTGATGATAATTTTTCTGTATTAAAATACCCTAGTAAGTAATTCGGTTGATATTTTGAGAAAAAATGTAATGGGATATGCACAATCATAATTGACTGTGCATCGTAAACTTTGACAATATCATTATGATTAAGAATAGCAATATGATTGTAATAGTTAATATTTTTACCATTGAGTTGTATATTGAGTATATTTTCGAATGATATCATCAATCTCATTTCGTTGATTATGCGATGTGCTTCTGTTTGATGTTGCTTTATAAGTTCAATAGTTACACCTTGCATAGCAAACCTCTTTCGATTTCGCAAAAAGTATTTTGTGAAATCATGTAATAATTCAAATTAATTATAAAGTTGAGACTTGGGGAGG from Staphylococcus felis harbors:
- a CDS encoding helix-turn-helix transcriptional regulator, coding for MQGVTIELIKQHQTEAHRIINEMRLMISFENILNIQLNGKNINYYNHIAILNHNDIVKVYDAQSIMIVHIPLHFFSKYQPNYLLGYFNTEKLSSHNRIKDLMKSIIKEDNYEQQNILLDDVISIIFKETYVDTDRVYIPELWSQNALFSNVVHYIYQHREEHITLKDLADHFFVSQSYISILFNRYIGLNFKTYIASLQINLSLKHLLLSNDTIQNISLAYGFTNYSNYSKQFKSLIGTSPVEYRKSLHTAIPAIQISNFDTHYFEPYLLNHTSTNTYQSNTHIHLDTLNPTTYIHRKFLFLEVSQFNTIVSAIKAKNHVQTSNHNEHYYLYFNRLSHMNLEFDNAEEIEWLCQQIQNANLNLAFKIDSVQLLKKFESQFLKPLFKVIAHNNITFQKTSFNLNIVLDVDYLSVHDIDYMRQHLKSQFASCQFTLIVPLPYVSQKNRIIQQLFDQGITFDYYMLVFKDLNWATYQKEYRDETPFELFQSMIDDLTQIIPKSNYHFILADLNESFVKILYKKRITDYPELFLNLLLMFNHQVNGLSFPLIPKDEQSLSFYNHYGNKNAIHLVYDMLYPFQDHYVTQTDRYIVSETSNAYHILLFDYYHKLIKPRSSVHSTSQYQVIKSDHLSKNMMATYRFQNELSNVESMLPSNIQHYYIPTHLIEEINHMNHLQLHVNIHDFINNDLNITLNHREIKLIKIFKHQPTLRHDLY